In Juglans microcarpa x Juglans regia isolate MS1-56 chromosome 4S, Jm3101_v1.0, whole genome shotgun sequence, a single window of DNA contains:
- the LOC121262268 gene encoding uncharacterized protein At4g13230 yields the protein MGKMASLPLVTCIQKFGPSRSAAIITRRSTWNVSRLFVASTSPRPIHASCSRQEASAATEAIKQGANEAKKTGETVNDKASSAAEHVTQKTKDIAGKVSETAKDVTEKAKHTAEEAWGTAKDTAQKAKDSMLGKAEQSKESIKEKAEIVKNNMNTKN from the exons ATGGGAAAGATGGCAAGCTTACCCTTAGTCACCTGCATCCAGAAATTTGGTCCATCTAGATCAGCAGCAATCATCACCAGGAGGAGCACCTGGAACGTCTCTAGGCTGTTCGTGGCCTCTACTAGTCCAAGACCTATTCAT GCAAGCTGTTCACGTCAAGAGGCTTCGGCGGCCACTGAGGCAATAAAACAAGGAGCAAATGAGGCGAAGAAAACTGGTGAAACTGTCAATGATAAGGCTTCCTCTGCTGCAGAACAT GTGActcaaaagacaaaagatatAGCTGGGAAGGTGTCGGAGACGGCCAAGGATGTCACTGAGAAGGCAAAGCATACAGCAGAAGAAGCATGGGGAACAGCCAAAGACACAGCCCAAAAGGCGAAAGACAGCATGTTAGGCAAGGCTGAACAGTCGAAGGAAAGCATCAAAGAAAAGGCAGAGATAGTGAAGAATAACATGAACACCAAGAATTGA